One window of Amyelois transitella isolate CPQ chromosome 7, ilAmyTran1.1, whole genome shotgun sequence genomic DNA carries:
- the LOC106130196 gene encoding elongation of very long chain fatty acids protein 7, whose protein sequence is MSYLEKVDKYLDSLKVGKSAVVDSWFMMSSPSPIISVVILYLIVIRVGPRLMKNRPPLKMNKLLAYYNAAQVILASTICIKALRMDFFKDGILYAGCRYSSLTQNSMLLDLGWWYFFAKFTELLDTVFFVLRKKEKQISFLHVYHHVIMALYSWSYLKFAAGGEGAILALLNSMVHVVMYTYYLLSGLGPRFQKYLWWKKYVTKMQLLQFLLMLSYCAWTHFSPRCQFATGFTYFISGNVTIFLLLFLNFYFKSYKIKKVSDKTETEPNNTNGITNGICKPKGYGTDIYENGDNVHIKDNKDIPELEEIPYEVNKACGDYAKRGKIYLTRRTAKAAFGPEYDFDSIIKK, encoded by the exons ATGAGCTACCTTGAAAAAGTGGATAAATATTTGGACTCCTTAAAAGTTGGCAAAA GTGCCGTGGTAGACTCATGGTTTATGATGTCAAGTCCATCTCCGATAATCTCCGTTGTGATACTCTACCTCATTGTGATTCGAGTGGGACCACGCCTGATGAAGAACCGTCCTCCGCTGAAGATGAATAAACTATTGGCGTATTACAATGCAGCACAAGTGATTTTAGCCAGCACGATTTGTATAAAG gcgTTAAGAATGGATTTCTTCAAAGATGGAATACTTTATGCAGGATGTAGATATTCATCTTTAACTCAAAATTCTATG TTACTGGATTTGGGATGGTGGTATTTCTTTGCGAAGTTCACAGAATTATTGGACACCGTCTTCTTCGTTTTACGAAAAAAGGAGAAACAG ATATCGTTTCTCCACGTATATCATCATGTGATCATGGCGTTGTATTCTTGGAGCTACCTCAAATTCGCTGCTGGTGGAGAAGGGGCAATTCTTGCTCTTCTTAACTCTATGGTACATGTGGTGATGTACACATACTACTTACTATCTGGACTCGGCCCGCGGTTCCAGAAGTATTTGTGGTGGAAGAAATATGTGACCAAAATGCAACtg ttacaatttttattgatgcTGTCTTACTGTGCCTGGACTCACTTTTCACCTCGTTGCCAGTTCGCCACTGGATTCACTTACTTCATATCTGGCAACGTGACTATCTTCCTACTCCTCTTTTTGAATTTCTACTTCaagagttacaaaataaagaaagtatCGGATAAGACTGAAACAGAACCAAACAATACAAATGGGATCACCAATggaatttgtaagcctaaagGTTATGGAACAGACATATATGAGAATGGTGATAATGTTCacataaaagataataaagaTATCCCAGAATTGGAAGAAATTCCTTATGAAGTTAATAAAGCTTGCGGTGACTACGCTAAAAGAGGCAAAATTTACCTGACAAGGCGTACGGCCAAGGCTGCATTTGGCCCTGAATACGATTTTGATagtataataaagaaatga